A genomic window from Nicotiana sylvestris chromosome 11, ASM39365v2, whole genome shotgun sequence includes:
- the LOC138881042 gene encoding uncharacterized protein: MAYKTPIGMSLYRLVFGKACHLLIELEYKAMQALRKLNLEWDVTANLRVEQLNEIDEFRFHAYSSSSLYKDKMKYLHDQYVRGKEFNIIVKQRGKDSKQPGRGESSWGGK; encoded by the exons atggcttacaaaactccgattgggatgtctctatatcggttggtgtttgggaaagcatgccatcttcTGATTGAGTTAGAGTACAAGGCCATGcaggctttgaggaagttgaatcttgaatgggatgttacagctaatcttcgtgttgaacaactcaatgaaatcgatgaatttagattccatgcctattccagttcgtccttgtataaggacaagatgaagtaccttcatgaccaATATgttcgtggaaaggagttcaac ATAATTGTTAAACAAAGAGGAAAAGACTCCAAACAACCCGGCAGAGGTGAGTCTTCTTGGGGTGGAAAATAG